A stretch of the Arachis stenosperma cultivar V10309 chromosome 6, arast.V10309.gnm1.PFL2, whole genome shotgun sequence genome encodes the following:
- the LOC130933983 gene encoding uncharacterized mitochondrial protein AtMg00860-like, with protein MLQILKEKKLYTKLYKCEFWKKEVKFLGYVVSKQGIAVDLSKVEVVTNWWRPTSVIEIRSFLGLAGYYRRFIKGFLQIAFSLTRLTQKDTPFVWTLECEESFQALKQKLTTAPVLVIPVPNESFEVYCDASLKGLGCFLMQHRNVVAYASLKRINKIVQCRIVNGINVND; from the exons ATGTTGCAGATACtaaaggaaaagaaactctATACGAAACTGTATAAATGTGAATTCTGGAAGAAGGAGGTGAAGTTTCTGGGTTATGTGGTGAGTAAGCAAGGGATAGCAGTAGACCTATCTAAGGTAGAGGTGGTAACGAATTGGTGGCGACCAACCTCAGTTAttgagataaggagttttctgggatTAGCTGGCTACTACCGAAGATTCATCAAGGGCTTTTTGCAAATAGCTTTCTCATTGACAAGGTTAACTCAGAAAGACACGCCATTTGTTTGGACTCTTGAGTGTGAGGAGAGCTTTCAGGCGTTGAAAcaaaagttgaccactgcacctgtaTTGGTGATACCTGTGCCAAACGAGTCATTCGAGGTGTACTGCGATGCCTCActgaagggtctagggtgcttTCTGATGCAGCACCGTAATGTGGTGGCATATGCCTCAC tcaagcggatcaatAAGATTGTGCAGTGTAGAATTGTAAATGGcataaatgtaaatgactag